Proteins co-encoded in one Malus domestica chromosome 09, GDT2T_hap1 genomic window:
- the LOC108170915 gene encoding uncharacterized protein, whose translation MSLTTPILGYRKPYPAHYDTVPFPQGYQKPSFDQFDGLSGSPQEHLAHFYSACGETSQSDPLLVRQFVQSLKGSAFTWYTQLEPGSILTWDDMQRAFLAQFVSSKKKVTLMDLAQTTQRLGESATEFITRWMSLNLQCMEKISKFSAVQICYNNLIPEIVTFVGIVEPQTFNELVSKASNVEKQMSRKNVMGKMIQDLEKKSDTKKGDNKRTPKKGDSMATFVKVDKKTKMITLPEPKSPAEVNKTDDPKYCRYHRLISHTIEDCYILKDIIQEKINKHEIKVDSSSKHQTATSNMIEGKSTPSAPLPERAIPVRFHVDNETTFIHAYPGMPRSRNKKIPTLYELMTAPSFDV comes from the exons ATGTCTTTAACGACACCAATTCTCGGATACCGGAAGCCTTATCCAGCTCACTATGACACAGTGCCATTTCCCCAAGGGTATCAAAAACCGAGCTTTGATCAATTTGATGGTTTAAGTGGTTCTCCTCAAGAACACTTAGCTCATTTTTACTCAGCTTGTGGGGAAACATCGCAGTCAGATCCCTTATTGGTTCGACAGTTTGTTCAATCACTCAAAGGGTCTGCCTTCACATGGTATACTCAGTTAGAGCCAGGATCTATTCTAACATGGGATGATATGCAAAGAGCTTTTCTAGCTCAATTCGTCAGTTCAAAGAAAAAAGTCACATTAATGGATTTGgctcaaacaacacaaaggcTTGGAGAAAGCGCGACTGAATTCATCACAAGATGGATGAGTCTTAACCTACAATGCATGGAAAAGATTTCTAAATTTTCGGCAGTACAAATATGTTACAATAACCTTATCCCTGAGATTGTAACATTTGTAGGAATTGTAGAGCCTCAAACTTTCAATGAGTTGGTATCCAAAGCAAGTAATGTGGAGAAGCAAATGTCTCGGAAAAATGTGATGGGAAAAATGATCCAAGACTTAGAAAAGAAGTCTGACACAAAGAAGGGAGATAACAAAAGAACGCCAAAGAAGGGAGATTCTATGGCGACATTTGTCAAAGTAGACAAGAAAA CAAAGATGATCACGCTTCCTGAACCAAAGAGTCCCGCTGAAGTAAATAAGACCGATGATCCAAAGTATTGCCGGTATCATCGACTCATCAGCCATACAATAGAGGATTGTTATATCCTTAAGGatataattcaagaaaaaatcAACAAGCATGAGATCAAGGTGGATTCATCCTCGAAACATCAGACGGCAACGTCCAATATGATCGAAGGAAAATCAACACCCTCCGCTCCATTACCAGAACGGGCAATCCCTGTACGATTCCATGTTGATAATGAAACCACATTTATCCATGCTTATCCTGGCATGCCTCGTtccagaaataaaaaaattccaacTCTGTACGAGCTCATGACGGCACCAAGTTTTGATGTTTGA